In one Roseburia intestinalis L1-82 genomic region, the following are encoded:
- the rlmN gene encoding 23S rRNA (adenine(2503)-C(2))-methyltransferase RlmN, which yields MQQEKTDIKSMNLEELKSYMESIGEKPFRAKQLYQWMHEKQAASFDEMTNLSKSLQEKLKKECHFVSLKQEAVQVSKIDGTRKYLFALDDGNVIESVLMRYKHGNSVCISSQVGCRMGCRFCASTLDGLVRGLTPSEMLDQIYRITRDTGERVANVVVMGTGEPMDNFDNLLKFIELLTDENGLNISQRNVTVSTCGIVPKMRELADKKLQITLALSLHASSQEKRLELMPIANKYEIHEVIEACRYYFEQTGRRVTFEYSLVGGVNDTDEDVRRLADLIHGMNCHVNLIPVNPIKERSYVQPDHEAILNFKNRLEKNAINVTIRREMGRDIDGACGQLRKRYISHAER from the coding sequence ATGCAGCAGGAAAAAACAGATATCAAATCCATGAATCTGGAAGAACTAAAATCATATATGGAATCTATCGGGGAAAAACCGTTTCGTGCAAAACAGCTGTATCAGTGGATGCATGAAAAACAGGCAGCATCTTTCGATGAAATGACAAATCTGTCAAAATCCCTTCAGGAAAAACTTAAGAAGGAATGTCATTTTGTAAGTTTAAAGCAGGAGGCGGTACAGGTATCAAAGATAGACGGTACCAGAAAATATCTGTTTGCATTAGATGACGGAAACGTGATCGAGAGCGTTCTGATGCGATATAAACATGGCAATTCAGTCTGCATTTCCTCGCAGGTCGGCTGCCGGATGGGCTGCCGGTTCTGTGCATCCACGTTAGACGGACTGGTGCGGGGACTGACGCCGTCAGAGATGTTAGACCAGATATACCGGATCACAAGAGATACCGGGGAGAGGGTTGCAAATGTTGTTGTGATGGGAACCGGAGAACCGATGGATAATTTTGACAATCTGCTCAAATTCATCGAACTTCTGACAGATGAAAACGGACTGAACATCAGCCAGCGGAATGTGACGGTGTCGACCTGCGGTATTGTTCCGAAAATGCGGGAACTGGCGGATAAAAAACTGCAGATCACGCTGGCACTTTCGCTGCATGCATCTTCGCAGGAAAAGAGACTTGAACTGATGCCGATTGCCAATAAATATGAGATACATGAAGTAATTGAGGCATGTCGTTATTATTTTGAACAGACAGGAAGGCGTGTCACATTTGAATATAGTTTAGTCGGTGGTGTCAATGATACCGATGAGGATGTAAGAAGGCTTGCAGACCTGATCCATGGCATGAATTGTCATGTAAACCTGATTCCGGTCAATCCGATCAAAGAGCGTTCTTATGTGCAGCCGGATCATGAAGCAATTCTTAATTTTAAAAATAGGCTTGAAAAAAATGCGATTAACGTTACAATTAGAAGGGAAATGGGCAGGGATATAGACGGTGCATGCGGACAGCTGCGCAAACGTTATATCAGCCATGCAGAAAGGTAG
- a CDS encoding Stp1/IreP family PP2C-type Ser/Thr phosphatase, with translation MKTFSMTHIGQRREMNQDYMFTSETAVGNLPNLFLVADGMGGHAAGDYASRFTVEKLVELIGKSGEKEPVAIMKSAVSMTNSLLLTEAQADPAKNGMGTTIVAATVIGNTLYAANVGDSRLYVINQEDITQITRDHSLVEEMVRLGEVRKEDAKDHPDKNIITRAVGVLPEVTADFFEISLKPGDEILMCSDGLTNMIEDDEIRHIVLGQRDIVEKAEKLIETANRNGGKDNITVVLIEPFSDEVKEC, from the coding sequence ATGAAGACGTTTTCCATGACGCACATCGGGCAGCGACGGGAAATGAATCAGGATTATATGTTTACATCAGAGACCGCTGTGGGAAATCTGCCGAATCTTTTTTTAGTAGCGGATGGAATGGGTGGTCACGCTGCAGGTGATTATGCTTCCAGATTTACAGTTGAGAAACTTGTGGAACTGATTGGTAAATCGGGTGAAAAAGAACCGGTGGCGATTATGAAGAGTGCTGTTTCCATGACGAACAGTCTGCTTTTGACAGAGGCACAGGCAGATCCGGCCAAAAATGGAATGGGTACAACGATCGTTGCTGCAACGGTGATCGGGAATACACTCTATGCCGCAAATGTTGGAGACAGCAGGCTGTATGTGATCAATCAGGAAGATATTACACAGATTACAAGGGATCATTCTCTGGTTGAGGAAATGGTTCGTTTAGGTGAAGTGAGAAAAGAAGATGCGAAAGATCATCCGGATAAAAATATCATTACACGGGCAGTCGGTGTATTGCCGGAGGTGACAGCTGATTTCTTTGAGATCAGTTTAAAACCTGGGGATGAGATTTTGATGTGTTCCGACGGACTGACAAATATGATTGAAGATGATGAGATCCGGCATATTGTGTTGGGACAGAGGGACATTGTTGAGAAAGCAGAGAAACTGATTGAGACTGCCAATCGAAATGGTGGTAAGGATAATATTACGGT